A single genomic interval of Helianthus annuus cultivar XRQ/B chromosome 6, HanXRQr2.0-SUNRISE, whole genome shotgun sequence harbors:
- the LOC110864874 gene encoding cytochrome b5 — protein MTSNTKILSFEEVSKHNRKTDCWLIISGKVYDVTPFLDDHPGGDEALLLATEKDATEDFETVGHSQDAKDQMKDYYVGELDNNTMPQENGYNPPSTTASASNQAPGSSSTNILTFVLPILILILAFALYYYPKIEMAI, from the exons ATGACGTCAAACACCAAGATTCTGTCTTTCGAGGAGGTTTCAAAGCATAACCGGAAGACTGATTGCTGGCTGATTATTTCTGGAAAG GTATATGATGTAACCCCATTTCTTGATGATCATCCAGGGGGTGATGAGGCCCTATTATTAGCAACCG AGAAAGATGcaacagaagattttgaaacaGTGGGCCACAGTCAAGATGCAAAAGACCAAATGAAAGATTACTATGTTGGTGAGCTCGATAACAATACTATGCCTCAGGAAAACGGGTATAACCCGCCTTCGACCACAGCTTCTGCGTCGAACCAAGCTCCCGGAAGTTCATCTACCAACATTTTAACATTTGTTTTGCCCATATTGATCTTGATTTTAGCATTTGCTCTCTATTACTATCCCAAGATAGAAATGGCAATCTGA
- the LOC110864873 gene encoding cytochrome P450 78A9, producing the protein MTTTHIDTLWLFALASKSKCTSINFFLFFAIFALSYLINCLFRWAHPGGPAWSKHKPKSTIPGPRGYPFIGSMHLMSGLAHRKLARAANYCSATRLMAFSLGETRVVVTCKPDVAKDILNSSAFADRPVKESAYGLMFNRAIGFAPYGVYWRTLRRIAASHLFSPKQIKVSEGQRMVIGSQMVEMFREQQNRTCSVCVRDVLKRASLSNMMWSVFGRKYRVDSNDVDSVELRRLVDEGYELLGVLNWTDHLPWLSDFDPQGVRSRCSKLVPKVNRFVKRIIDEHRAKPAQLDGDFTDVLLSLEGADRLSEPDMIAVLWEMIFRGTDTVAVLIEWILARLVLHVDIQQKVQDELQRVVGGSRAVTEADVTRLVYLPAVVKEVLRLHPPGPLLSWARLAITDTVIDGHQVPAGTTAMVNMWAITRDPEIWNNPLEFRPERFLSESEGLVDMSVMGSDLRLAPFGSGRRSCPGKNLGLTTVSFWVASLLQKFEFGRCDGYDVDLSEVLKLSCEMATPLRVTLRSRAT; encoded by the exons atgACAACAACACACATCGACACTCTCTGGCTATTCGCACTCGCTTCTAAATCCAAATGCACTTCCATCAACTTCTTCCTCTTTTTCGCCATTTTCGCTCTATCATATCTCATCAACTGCCTCTTCCGTTGGGCCCACCCGGGCGGCCCAGCTTGGTCCAAACACAAACCCAAATCCACCATCCCCGGCCCAAGAGGCTACCCCTTCATCGGCAGCATGCACCTCATGTCCGGTCTCGCCCACCGTAAGCTTGCTCGCGCCGCAAACTATTGCAGTGCGACACGTCTTATGGCGTTTAGTCTGGGCGAGACGCGTGTGGTTGTAACGTGCAAACCCGATGTAGCTAAAGATATTCTTAACAGCTCGGCTTTTGCTGACCGGCCTGTTAAGGAGTCGGCTTATGGTTTGATGTTCAACCGAGCCATCGGGTTTGCGCCTTATGGCGTTTACTGGCGGACGCTGCGAAGGATTGCAGCGTCTCATCTTTTCTCTCCGAAACAGATTAAGGTTTCGGAGGGACAGAGGATGGTTATTGGTTCTCAGATGGTGGAGATGTTTCGCGAACAGCAGAACCGGACGTGTTCGGTTTGTGTTCGCGATGTGTTGAAGCGGGCTTCGTTGAGTAATATGATGTGGTCGGTGTTTGGTAGGAAGTACCGAGTTGACTCAAACGATGTCGACTCGGTTGAGTTGAGGAGGTTAGTGGATGAAGGGTATGAGCTTTTGGGTGTGCTTAATTGGACTGACCATCTTCCGTGGTTGTCCGATTTTGACCCCCAAGGGGTTCGGTCTAGGTGTTCTAAACTCGTTCCGAAAGTTAACCGGTTTGTGAAACGGATTATCGATGAACACCGAGCTAAACCGGCTCAACTCGACGGTGACTTCACCGACGTGCTGCTATCGCTTGAAGGAGCGGATAGGTTATCCGAACCGGACATGATCGCGGTCCTATGG GAAATGATATTTAGAGGAACCGACACGGTAGCAGTGTTGATCGAATGGATTCTAGCAAGGTTAGTGCTTCATGTGGATATACAACAAAAGGTTCAAGATGAGCTTCAACGGGTCGTGGGGGGGTCACGTGCGGTGACGGAGGCTGACGTCACCCGTTTGGTGTATCTACCAGCCGTAGTGAAAGAAGTACTCAGGCTACACCCACCGGGCCCACTTCTCTCGTGGGCCCGTCTAGCCATCACAGACACAGTCATTGACGGTCATCAAGTACCAGCTGGGACAACGGCAATGGTAAACATGTGGGCCATAACTCGGGACCCGGAAATTTGGAACAACCCGCTAGAGTTTAGACCGGAGAGGTTTTTGAGTGAAAGCGAAGGGTTGGTGGATATGTCGGTGATGGGTTCGGATCTTAGATTGGCTCCGTTCGGATCGGGTCGGAGAAGTTGCCCTGGGAAGAATCTTGGGCTGACCACAGTGAGCTTTTGGGTGGCGTCATTGTTGCAAAAGTTTGAGTTTGGGAGGTGTGATGGGTACGACGTTGACTTATCAGAGGTGTTGAAGTTGTCTTGTGAAATGGCGACCCCACTTCGTGTTACTTTGCGATCAAGAGCCACTTGA